One genomic segment of Chelonia mydas isolate rCheMyd1 chromosome 1, rCheMyd1.pri.v2, whole genome shotgun sequence includes these proteins:
- the ART4 gene encoding ecto-ADP-ribosyltransferase 4 isoform X3, whose protein sequence is MDMAPDSFDDQYQGCCEQVMEELDRGDYFQKELGNNKNYSSIWEKAKLVWSKKPMALLREMQENHAVALMAYTMNTSLHSDLNWAVSRAGRSPEHYRHSFPFKYLHFYLTTAIQLVRRWKSGITRKKCYQVHRGVKGLYFEAELGTKVRFGRFTSTSLLLKEAQRFGNETIFTMKTCLGAVVGHFSHYFSEREVLIPPYEIFQVRNFSRTPSGNHLYLFSVGNYSQYNCQLLKASSSKSCIHTPPVTAFLSCVISAFFYSTRQ, encoded by the exons ATGGATATGGCACCAGATTCCTTTGATGACCAGTACCAGGGTTGCTGTGAGCAGGTAATGGAAGAACTGGACCGAGGAGACTATTTCCAAAAGGAATTGGGTAATAATAAGAACTATTCCAGCATCTGGGAGAAAGCAAAGCTGGTCTGGTCAAAAAAGCCAATGGCTCTGCTGAGGGAGATGCAGGAGAATCACGCCGTAGCCCTCATGGCTTACACCATGAACACCTCGCTGCACTCTGATTTGAACTGGGCTGTGTCCAGAGCTGGGAGATCCCCAGAGCACTACAGACACAGCTTCCCTTTCAAATACCTCCACTTCTACCTGACTACAGCCATTCAATTGGTGAGGAGATGGAAGAGTGGCATCACAAGAAAAAAGTGCTACCAGGTGCACCGGGGGGTAAAAGGCCTGTATTTTGAGGCTGAGTTGGGCACCAAAGTGCGGTTTGGCCGCTTCACCTCTACTTCACTCCTCCTGAAGGAAGCACAGAGATTTGGGAATGAAACAATATTCACCATGAAGACTTGCTTAGGGGCAGTTGTGGGACACTTCTCCCACTACTTCTCCGAGAGGGAGGTCCTCATCCCACCCTATGAGATATTCCAGGTCAGAAACTTCAGCCGAACACCAAGTGGTAACCACCTCTATCTGTTCTCTGTGGGAAATTACAGCCAATACAACTGCCAGCTCCTGAAAG CTTCAAGCAGCAAGAGCTGTATCCACACTCCTCCAGTCACTGCCTTTCTTTCTTGTGTGATCAGTGCTTTCTTCTACTCCACCAGGCAATGA
- the ART4 gene encoding ecto-ADP-ribosyltransferase 4 isoform X1: MTADLLSFLLLLIFSLLRLTRGEKAVSHILMDMAPDSFDDQYQGCCEQVMEELDRGDYFQKELGNNKNYSSIWEKAKLVWSKKPMALLREMQENHAVALMAYTMNTSLHSDLNWAVSRAGRSPEHYRHSFPFKYLHFYLTTAIQLVRRWKSGITRKKCYQVHRGVKGLYFEAELGTKVRFGRFTSTSLLLKEAQRFGNETIFTMKTCLGAVVGHFSHYFSEREVLIPPYEIFQVRNFSRTPSGNHLYLFSVGNYSQYNCQLLKASSSKSCIHTPPVTAFLSCVISAFFYSTRQ, from the exons GCCGTGTCCCACATTCTCATGGATATGGCACCAGATTCCTTTGATGACCAGTACCAGGGTTGCTGTGAGCAGGTAATGGAAGAACTGGACCGAGGAGACTATTTCCAAAAGGAATTGGGTAATAATAAGAACTATTCCAGCATCTGGGAGAAAGCAAAGCTGGTCTGGTCAAAAAAGCCAATGGCTCTGCTGAGGGAGATGCAGGAGAATCACGCCGTAGCCCTCATGGCTTACACCATGAACACCTCGCTGCACTCTGATTTGAACTGGGCTGTGTCCAGAGCTGGGAGATCCCCAGAGCACTACAGACACAGCTTCCCTTTCAAATACCTCCACTTCTACCTGACTACAGCCATTCAATTGGTGAGGAGATGGAAGAGTGGCATCACAAGAAAAAAGTGCTACCAGGTGCACCGGGGGGTAAAAGGCCTGTATTTTGAGGCTGAGTTGGGCACCAAAGTGCGGTTTGGCCGCTTCACCTCTACTTCACTCCTCCTGAAGGAAGCACAGAGATTTGGGAATGAAACAATATTCACCATGAAGACTTGCTTAGGGGCAGTTGTGGGACACTTCTCCCACTACTTCTCCGAGAGGGAGGTCCTCATCCCACCCTATGAGATATTCCAGGTCAGAAACTTCAGCCGAACACCAAGTGGTAACCACCTCTATCTGTTCTCTGTGGGAAATTACAGCCAATACAACTGCCAGCTCCTGAAAG CTTCAAGCAGCAAGAGCTGTATCCACACTCCTCCAGTCACTGCCTTTCTTTCTTGTGTGATCAGTGCTTTCTTCTACTCCACCAGGCAATGA